From the genome of Streptomyces sp. NBC_01304:
CTGCACCCTGCTCCCGTACGCCTCCCCCGGCGGCTCCGAGATCGGCGCGGCAGTAGCCCAGGAAGAGCTGACCCAGCTGGCAGCCGCGCCGCACCCGACCCGGGACGGCAAGCTGGGCGACTACCTGGAGACGTACGGCCTGATGCTGGAACGAGGAGTTGACCTGGAGTCGGGCTGGCAGGCCTGGCGCCTGGGCCTGGTCCCCAACCGCCACGCGCGGGAAGTCATGGGCGTCCCGATCCCGGCATGACGGCTTGTGGGGGGAAAGGGGCAGATTCGGGTCCGAAATGCCCCGATTCCGGCGCCCTTTCCCCCCACTTGGCGACGTGACCCTCGCGGCCCCGGCCCGCGTCCCGGCCCGGTCCCCCCGGCCCGCGTCCCGGCCCGGTCCCCCCGCCCGCCGGTCTCGGCCCGGCCGCCCTGACCGCGCCCCGACCGCCCCGACCGCCCCGACCGCCCTAAGCCTGCTGCGCCCCGCCCTTGCCCGAGCCCGAAGCCGAGCCCGAAGCCGAAGCCGAAGCCGAGCCCGACCCCGAAGCCGAAGCAGACGCCTCAGCCGACGAGTCCGGCGCCTCCTCGAAGTCGACCTTCCCCATGTGCTTGTTCATCGACTTCATCAGCAGCCACACGCCCACGGCCAGCGCCGCGAAGACGATGAAGCCGAGGACGCCGGGGGTGACCTTGTCCTCGTCGATTTCCTTGGCCAGCGAGACGAGCTGGGGCAGTGCCTGGTAAGCGCTCATGTCAGGCATTGTCGCGGATGCCCGCGAAGAGGTCGGACTCGGGGAGGGAGGTATCCACGAGCGACTTCGCCAGCTCGTACTCCTCGGTCGGCCAGACCTCCTTCTGGACGTCCAGCGGAACCTTGAACCAGCCGCCGTCGGGGTCGATCTGCGTGGCGTGCGCGATCAGCGCCTTGTCGCGGATCTCGAAGAAGTCGGCGCACGGCACGTGCGTGGTGAGCGTGCGCTCGACGCGCTCGAACTCGTCCCAGCGCTTCAGCCAGTCCCCGTACGGCGACTCCATGCCGCGCTCCAGGAGCGCGTTGTGCAGCGCCTCGGTGCGCGGCCGGTTGAAGCCCTGGTTGTAGTAGAGCTTCTGCGGCTGGAAGACCGGGCCGTACTCGGACTCCGGGTACTTCTCGGCGTCGGCCGCTCCCTCGAAGGCCACCATCGAGATCTTGTGGGTCATGATGTGGTCGGGGTGCGGGTAGCCGCCGTTCTCGTCGTACGTCGTGATCACCTGGGGACGGAACGAGCGGATCTGCTTGACCAGCTCTCCGGCCGCCTTGTCCACGTCCTCGAGTGCGAAGCAGCCCTCGGGGAGGGGCGGAAGCGGGTCGCCCTCCGGGAGACCCGAGTCGACGAAGCCGAGCCAGTCCTGCTTGACGCCGAGGATCTCGCGCGCCTCGTCCATCTCCTTGCGGCGGACCTCGTGGATGTTCTCCTCGATGTACTTGTCGCCCTGGAGCTTCGGGTTGAGGACGGAGCCGCGCTCGCCACCCGTGCAGGTCACGACGTGCACGTCCACCCCCTCGGACACGTACTTGGCCATGGTGGCCGCGCCCTTGGACGACTCGTCGTCGGGGTGGGCGTGAACGGCCATCAGTCGCAGCTGCTCGGTCAAGGCAAGATCCTCAAATACTCGGCGCCCCCGTTCCGGGTGGTGCTCCCCGGACCCTTGGTGATTCGGCGCAATGTGCGGCTTCTATAGTGACCGAAACGGGGGCGGGATAATTCCCCCACCCCCCGTCGGAGAGGACGATCATGAGCGCGGTGCGTGAGCAGGTGCCGGAAGGCCGTTACGGCCGCTCCGCCGATGAGCTCGCCGACCGCAAGCTCAAGAAGATCGGCGCGGTGCTCGGGGTGCTGCTGCTCGCCGTCGTCGGCTGGATCGGCTACGACTACGTCTCCGGCAAGAGCGCGTTCAGCGGTGAGCTGATCAAGTCCAAGGTGGTCTCCGACAGCAAGGTCGAAGTACATCTGGAGATCCGCAAGGACGCCGATGCGTCCGGTGTCTGTACGTTGCGGGCGCTTGCCACGAACGGTTCCGAGGTCAGCCGCAAGGACGTGACCTTCGACCGGCCCGGCGAGCGCATCGACGAGGTCGTCACGCTGCGCACGACCGAGCGGGCCACGGCCGCCGAGCTGATCGGCTGCGAAGCCCGCTGACGGCTCCCCTGCGTACTCCCCTACGTAGGCGGGCGTCCGCCTCCTCCCCCTTTTACGCCTGAATTGTTAGGCTCGTGGTTTCGCCCACCCGAGAGGGAACATCCTTCTGGGTAGGGCGATGCTTTGTATTCCCAGTACCGACGAGGAGCACCTGTGACCCAGACCAGCGACAACGTCACCTGGCTGACCCAGGAGGCGTACAACCAGCTCAAGGCGGAGCTGGAGTATCTGTCTGGTCCCGCGCGCACCGAGATCGCCACCAAGATCGCGGAGGCCCGCGAGGAGGGCGACCTGCGGGAGAACGGCGGGTATCACGCAGCCAAGGAAGAGCAGGGCAAGCAGGAGCTTCGGGTGCGCCAGCTCACGCAGATGCTGGAGCACGCCAAGGTCGGCGAGGCCCAGGCCGAGGCCGGCGTGGCCGCTCCCGGCATGGTCGTGACCATCGCCTTCGACGGCGACGAGGACGACACCATGACGTTCCTGCTCGCCTCGCGCGAGTACGCGTCCGAGGACATCCAGACGTACTCGCCGCAGTCCCCGCTCGGCGGCGGCGTCAACGGCAAGAAGGTCGGCGAGGACGCCGAGTACGAGCTGCCGAACGGCAAGAAGGCCGCGGTGAAGATCCTCGAGGCCAAGCCCTATCAGGGCTAGCCCACGCAGACCGCACGAAGCCCCCGGCGGGGAAGGCCGCCGGGGGCTTCGTCGTGTTTCCGTGGGCTGTCGGGCTGTCGGGCAGTCCGCCGTGGAGCTGTCAGGCAGGCGCTGTCAGGCAGTCGCGTTCCGGTACTTGCGTACCGCCAGGGTCCGGAAGATCACGATGATCAGGATCGAGTAGATCAGCGACGCCCAGACCGGGTGCTGCATCGGCCATGCCTGGGACATCGAGACGCCCGGGTCGCCGAAGAGTTTTCGGCAGGCCTGGACGGTCGCGCTGAACGGATTCCAGTCGGCGATGTGCCGCAGCCAGGGGGTCATCTGGCTGGAGTCCACGAACGCGTTCGAGATGAACGTGACCGGGAACAGCCAGATCAGCCCGCCGGACGTGGCGGCCTCCGGGGTGCGTACGGACAGACCGATGAGGGCGCCGACCCAGGTGAACGCGTACCCGAGCAGGAGCAGCAGTCCGAAAGCGCCCAGGATCTTGCCGATGTTGGTCGGCTGGAACGAGCCGAGCCGCCAGCCGACCAGGAGCGCGACCGCGGCGAGCACGGCCAGGGTCAGCGCGGTCTGCACGAGGTCGGCGATGGTGCGGCCGGTGAGGACGGCGCCGCGGGCCATGGGCAGCGACCGGAAGCGGTCGATGAGGCCCTTGTGCATGTCGTCGGCGATGCCCGCGCCGGCACCCGCGGTGGCGAAGGTGACGGTCTGGGCGAAGATGCCGGCCATCAGGAAGTTCTTGTAGACCTGGGGGTCGGTGGTGTTGCCGATCTTCATCGAGCCGCCGAAGACGTACGTGAACAGGATCACGAACATCACCGGCTGGATGAGGCCGAAGATCACCATCTCGGGAATCCGGCTCATGCGGATCAGATTGCGCTTGGCGACCACCAGGGAGTCCCTGATGGACTGGGAGATGCCACCCGATCCCACGGGGGCCGTGCCGGGCACGGCGTCGCTCACGGCGCTCACTTGGCCGCCTCCTTCTTGGACTTGGCACCCTTGGTCTTGGCGTCCTCCGGCTCTTCGCCCTCTTCCTTCGCGTCCTCGGCCGCGTGGCCGGTCAGCGAGATGAAGACGTCGTCGAGGGTCGGGCGGCGCAGGCCGATGTCGTCGATCTCGATGCCCTGCGCGTCGAGGTCGCGGATGACCTCGGCGAGCAGCTTGGCGCCGCCGGTGACCGGGACGGTGAGCTTGCGGGTGTGGTCCTCGACGGCCGGTTCGGAGCCGTCCTTGGCGAAGCCGCGCAGGATTCCGGCGGCCGTCGCGACATGGTCGCGTTCGTGCACGACGACCTCGACGCGCTCGCCGCCGGTCTGCGCCTTGAGCTGGTCCGAGGTGCCGCGGGCGATGACCCGACCGTGGTCCACGACGCAGATGTCGTGCGCCAAGTGGTCGGCCTCTTCGAGGTATTGGGTGGTCAGGAGCAGTGTCGTGCCGCCGCCGACCAGTTGCTTGATGACCTCCCACAGCTGCTGCCGGTTGCGCGGGTCGAGGCCGGTGGTCGGCTCGTCCATGAACATCACCGGCGGCCTGACGACGAGGGCGGCCGCGAGGTCGAGGCGGCGGCGCATGCCTCCGGAGTACGTCTTGGAGGGACGGTCCGCGGCGTCCGCGAGGTTGAACTGATCGAGCAGTTCACCGGCTCGCTTCTTCGCGTCCTTCGCACTCATCTGGTAGAGCTGGCCGACCATTTGAAGGTTCTCTCGGCCGGTCAGGTACTCGTCGACGGCCGCGAACTGACCGGACAGACCGATCGAGCGACGCACCCGGTTGGGGTGCTTGAGGACGTCGATCCCGGCGACGATCGCCTTGCCGCTGTCCGGCGTGAGGAGGGTCGTCAGGCAACGGACGGTGGTGGTCTTGCCGGCGCCGTTCGGGCCGAGCAGACCGAGGACGGTGCCTTCCGGGACATCGAGGTCTACGCCGTCCAGAGCCTTTACGTCGCCGAAGTGCTTGACCAGGCCTTCGGCGTAGATGGCGCCTGGCATAAGGGTTCTCCCAGGGTATTTGGGTGACTTCCTGCATAAATCTTAGGTAAGCCGGACTTGTCCCGCCCGGCGAAACCCAAGGGCCCAAGCAAAGCGCCACACCGTAACGCGATACATCGCGTCCCCTCAAGGGAATTTCGCGAGGCTCAGTCCATCACCGTGTAGCCCGCCCTGCGCAGCGCCGCACCGACCTCGGCGCAGTGCTCGGGGCCCTTCGTCTCCAGATGCAGCTCGACCTCCGCCTCCGTGAGCCCGAGCCGCGGGTCGGTCCGTACGTGGCTCACGTCCAACACATTCGCATCCACCACTGACAATTCCGCGAGGAGCGAGGCCAGCGCGCCGGGACGGTCGGTAAGACGCAACCGAAGGGACAGATACCTGCCTGCCGCGGCCATTCCGTGCCGAAGAATGCGCTGCATCAAAAGCGGGTCCACATTGCCGCCGGACAGCAACGCGACGACCGGGCCCTCGAACGCCTCCGGCCTGCTGAGCAACGCCGCCACCGGGCTCGCACCGGCCGGCTCGACGACCAGCTTGGCCCGCTCCAGGCAGAGCAACAGGGCGCTGGACAGGGCGTCTTCGGACACCGTGCGCACTTCGTCGACGTACTCACTGATGATTTTGAACGGTACGTCGCCGGGGCGGCCGACCTTGATGCCGTCCGCCATCGTCGTGGGGTGGGCGATCGCGACCGGGTGCCCCTCGGCGAGCGAGGGCGGGTAGGCCGCGGCGCCCGCCGCCTGGACGCCGATCACCTTGACGTCCGGGCGCAGCGTCTTCACGGCGACCGCGAGACCGGCCGCGAGACCGCCGCCGCCGATGCCGACCACGATGGTGCGGACCTCGGGGCACTGCTCGAGGATCTCCAGGCCGACCGTCCCCTGGCCGGCGATGATGTCGCGGTGGTCGAAGGGGTGGATGAAGACGGCGCCCGTCTCGTTCGCGTACTCCTGCGCGGCGGCCAGGGTCTCGTCCACCACCTGCCCCTGCAGCCGCACTTCGGCGCCGTACTCGCGGGTGGCGGCGATCTTCGGCAGGGGTGCGCCCTCCGGCATGAAGACGGTGGAGCGCACGCCGAGCAGCGAGGAGGCGAGGGCCACGCCCTGCGCGTGGTTGCCCGCGCTGGCCGCGACCACACCGGCCGCACGCTCCTCGGGGCTCAGGCCCGCGATGCGGACGTATGCGCCGCGCAGCTTGAAGGAGCCGGTGCGCTGAAGGTTCTCGCACTTGAAATGGACCGGGGAACCGACCAGTTGGGACAGGTGCCTGCTGCCCTCCATCGCGGTCACGCGCGCGACGCCGGAGAGCATCTTCTGGGCGCCGCGGATGTCGTCGAGGGTGACGCTGGGCAGGGGGTCGGCGGTGCGGTAGGTCATGACGTCAGTCTCGCAGTTCGAGACTGCGGGGGCTCGAGCGGTACTCGTGCAGCAGGGGTACGCGGGAGTAACCCCTCCCGTGCCACGCGCGTACCGGGGGAACCCCCGCGCACGCCAAGGGAGGCAAGGGCCCTCCGGTTTGTGCAGCGCCGGTACGGGCGGTGCCCGGGCCGCGTACCCTGTCCCCCAACCCACCGACACCTGCATGAAGTGAGCCCCCGGCCATGCCCACACCTTCGGACATGACGACCGACAGCCCCTCCGTCGGGAAGTCCGGCCTTCTCGACCACCTGCAGCACGAGGTCGCGGTCTTCGCCCGCCGTGCTGAACAGACCCGGCTCGGCGGCGTCGGCCAGGTGCGCAACTCCATGGACCGCGCCGCGTACCTGCTGCTCAACCGCCTGGACAAGGAAGGTCCCATGGGCGTCAAGGCGCTCGCCGCGTCCATGGGGATCGACTCGTCGACGGTGACCCGGCAGGTCGCACCGCTGGTCGAGTCCGGCCTGGTCAAGCGGACCTCGCACCCGGAGGACGGCCGTGCGGTGGTGCTCCAGCTGTCGCCGCGCGGGCAGGCCCGGCTCGACGAGGTGCGCTCCTCGCGACGGGAGCTCATGGCGCAGCTGACTGAGGACTGGGCCCCCAAGGAGCGCGAGGACTTCTGCACGCTCCTCACGCGCTTCAATGCGGCCCTCTCCGCGCGACAGGCCGCGGGCGGCGGCGCGAGCGAAGAGATCCCGCCCGCCTCCTGAACCTGCTTCCCGAAGAGGTCCTGCCCGCCTCTTGACCCGGGGCCCTCACCTGGCCGTAGATGAGAACTGAGTCCCCGGTATGCGGGAGGCCAGGTGCGAGCGCGGGCGTCGGCACAACAGGCCCGTCGGGCCCGGGAGTTCGAGGCATTCGTCGCGGGCGCGGCAGGGCGGCTGCTGCATGCCGCGACGCTGCTCACCAGTGAGCTCCCCGAGGACAATCCGCGCGCCCGCCGCCTGCTGACCGCCGCCCTCGCGCGGACCTTCGCGTCCTGGGACCGGCTGCGCGGCGACGACCCCTACGACCGGGCCCGCCAGGAGCTCGCGACCCGTTTCGCGTACATGGGCTGGCTCAGCCATCGCGGGCACGGCGGGCTGCTGTCGCGGCTCAGCCCTCGCGAGCGGCTGATCCTGGTGATGCGCCTGTACGAAGGCGTGGCCGAGGAGCAGACCGCGGCCCAGCTGGGGCTCTCGGTGGAGCGGGTGCACACGATCTGCCGGCGGGCCATGTCCGTGCTGCTGAGCGCGCCTGCGGGGGGTCCGGCGGCGAAGCAGGTGCGGGCCCCGAAGCCGGAGGCTCCTGCTCCGGAGACCCCGGCTCCGGAGGCCTCGACTCCGGACGCCCCGGTGGAGGTGGCTTCGCCGTGACCCTGCCCGATCGCAAGGAGACCCAGGTCCGGCGGCTGCTGGACACCGCGCTGCCCGGCGTTCCGCCCGGGGTCTGTCCGGAGGCGGTCCGCTGGGGGTCGCGGATCGCGCGGCGGCGCCTGGTCGCGGTCCGGCTGCTCTGGCTGCTCCTCTTCGCGGCGGTGGTGGCGTTCGCCGTCTGGGCCGGGATCGAACAGCCCTGGGTAGAACCCCCCTCAACGACGACACCCCCGCTCGAAGGCTGGTAGCCGGCGCTACGTGGGGGAAAAGGGGCACCCGGGCGCCCGAATTGGGCGCAATGCGCGCCCCTTTTCCCCCACTTACCGATCTCGGGGCTTAGCCCAGCGCCTGGCGGAGGTCCGCCAGGAGGTCGTCCGCCGACTCGATGCCGACCGAGAGGCGGATCAGGTCCGCCGGGACCTCCAGGGCCGAGCCCGCCACCGAGGCGTGCGTCATCCGGCCCGGGTGCTCGATCAGCGACTCGACGCCGCCGAGGGACTCCCCGAGCGTGAAGAGACGGGCCCGGTTGCAGACCTCGACGGCCGCCTCCTCGCCGCCCTCGACCTGGAAGGAGACCATCCCGCCGAACGACTTCATCTGCTTGGCGGCGATCTCGTGGCCGGGGTGCTCGGGCAGGCCCGGGTAGAGGACTCGCGTCACGCGCGGGTGGCTCTTCAGCATCTCGACGATGCGCGTCGCGTTCTCGCTGTGCCGGTCCATCCGAACGGCAAGGGTCTTGATGCCGCGCAGCACCAGCCAGGCGTCGAAGGGGCCGGCGACCGCGCCCATCGCGTTCTGGTGGTACGCCAACTCCTCGGCCAGATCGGGGTCGTTGACGACGAGCGCGCCGCCCACGACGTCCGAGTGGCCGCCCATGTACTTGGTCATCGAGTGCACGACGACGTCCGCGCCGAGCGCGAGGGGCTGCTGCAGGTAGGGGCTGGCGAAGGTGTTGTCGACGACGAGCTTGGCGCCCGCGCCCTGCGCCACGGTGGCGAGCGCCGCGATGTCCGTGATGCCGAGCAGCGGGTTGGACGGCGTCTCCACCCAGATCGCCTTCGTCTTCTCGGTCAGCGCGGCCCGCACCGCCGCCACGTCGCCGGTGTCCGCCACGGAGAACTCGACGCCCCAGCGCGAGACGACCTTCGCGAAGAGCCGGAAGGTGCCGCCGTACGCGTCGTTCGGGATGATCACGTGGTCGCCCGGGCTCAGCAGCGTACGCAGCAGGCAGTCCTCGGCCGCGAGCCCGGACGCGAAGGCGAGGCCGCGCCGGCCGCCTTCGAGGGCCGCGAGGTTCTCCTCCAGGGCGGTGCGCGTCGGGTTGGCGCTGCGGCTGTACTCGTAGCCGCCGCGCAGTCCGCCGACGCCGTCCTGCTTGTACGTCGACACCTGGTAGATCGGCGGTACGACGGCCCCCGTCAGGGGGTCCGCGGTGTTGCCCGCGTGGATCGCCAGGGTCTCGAAACTCTGCCCGCTGTGGCCGCCGGGGCCTTCTGTGGTGCGCTCGTCGCTCATACGCACCGAGCCTAGAGCCTGTGAGAGGCCATCCGGTTCGTCGTTTGTCAGCGCTGTCTGGTTCGCTTGGCGTATGAGCACTCTCTGGGTCCTGATGGCACTGGTCATGCTGGGCGCGGTCCTCGGGCCGCTCCTGATGCGCAGGCGTGGCGGAATCCGGCTGACGCAGCCCGGCGCCCCGGACGCCGCCGACCCGGCGAACTACGGCTTCCTGCGCCAGGAGGAGCTGGACATCCGCATGCCGGGCCCGGACCAGGACCTGCTCGACGTCCTGGACGTGGTGCAGCGTGCGCAGGACTGGAAGTACGCCTCGCAGCTCCTCGCCGGCACCGAGAAGGAGGGCGAGGTGCGCTGGCAGCGCGTCCAGGCCTTCGCGGGTGCGGCGTCCCTGGAGCTCGCGGAGCGGCCGGGTGGCGTGAGCGACACCCCCGGCGGGCAGTGGCTGCGGGTGTGGCGGGCCGAGTCGCCGAAGGACGCGGGCGGTGCGCAGGTGCACGCCGAGTTCCTGGTCCAGCAGGCCTTCCGAACCGCGCAGCCCGGGACGGACTCGTACCGGATCATCCTGGAAGAGGCGAGGGAAGCGTGCGCGGAGGCGGCGCTCCTGTCGCCGGGCGACCCGATTCCGTACATCACCGAGCTCGCGATCGCGCGTGGACTCGGCTACTCCCGCGAGGAGTTCGACCAGCTCTGGCTGAAGATCCTCGACCGCGCGCCGCAGCACATGGGGGCACACCTCGCCGCCCTGCACTACTCGTCGGAGAAGTGGCACGGCTCGCGGGAGGACGCGTACGCCTTCGCGGAGGCCGCGGCGGCCCGCGCCCCGCAGGGCTCGCTGCTCGCCGCCCTGCCGCTCTTCGCGGTGTACGACCACCTGCCCGACGTGACGCTGGTACGCAGCTTCTGGGAGAGCGAGGTCGTGCGGAACTCCATCGAGGGCGCCCAGTTCGCGGCCCACTCGGCCCGCCCGGACGACCCGATGCTGGCGCACGTACGGCATCTGCTCGTGTGGTTCCTGGTCCGCGGCGAGCGCTGGGGCGAGGCGATGCACCAGCTGGTCGCGGTGGACGGACACGTGGGCGCCCTGCCGTGGACGCTGTCGCCGGATCCGGCCGCCGAGTACGCGGTGTACCGGGCGCTGGCGGTCGCGGGGTACGAGGCGAACGGCGGGAGCCCGGCGACTCTGTCGCGCTGACGGGGAGCTGCCGCGGGGGGGCCGTGGAATCTCCGGGCGGCCGTACGGGGAACTGCCGCAGGGCGCCTTGGAATCTCCGGGGCGGCCGCACGGGGAGCTGCCGCGGGAGGGCTGTGGAATCTCCGGGGGCGGCCGTACGTTGACGTTGTCACCCGGCTGTTCCTAGGAGGACCCGATGCTTTTCGGCCGTACGCCCGTCCTGCCGACCCCCGAGGAGGCGCTGCGCGGCCGTCCCGAGCCGGCCCACTCGGTGCCCGAGCGGCACACCGTGCTCGGCCACGCCCTCCTCGGCCCCTACCCGCAGGGCCTGGAGGTCGCCGACTTCGCGCTCGGCTGCTTCTGGGGCGCCGAGCGCAAGTTCTGGCAGACCCCCGGGGTGTGGACGACCCTCGTCGGCTACCAGGGCGGCTCCACGCCCCACCCGACGTACGAAGAGGTCTGCTCGGGCCTGACCGGCCACACCGAGGGAGTCAGGGTCGTCTTCGACCCGTCGCTCGTCTCGTACGCCGACCTCCTCAAGCTCTTCTGGGAATCCCACAACCCGACCCAGGGCTTCCGCCAGGGCAACGACGTGGGCACCCAGTACCGCTCGTCCCTCCACACCCACTCCCCCGAGCAGGCAGCCGCGGCGGAGGCCTCGCGGGAGGCGTACCAGAAGGTCCTGACGGGCTCCGGGTACGGAACGATCACCACGGAGATCCTGCCCGCGGAAGGGAAGCCGTTCTTCCCGGCCGAGGGATATCACCAGCAGTACTTGGACAAGAATCCGGGCGGGTATTGCGGCATCGGCGGGACCGGTGTCAGTTGCCCCATCGGTGTCGCGTCGGCCGATGGCTGAGGGCTCTGCGGCGCCCGGCGGGTGGCTGAACGCCGAGGCGGTGCGGTGGGTCGACACGGACGGTTGGCCCCCGGTTTGCGAGGTCGTCTTCGATGACGTCGAAGGCGTGCGGCACTCCGTCATCGACAAGACACCCCTCTTCTACTGGGACGACGACGAGGAGCCGGGGCTGGAAGTGACGTTTCCGATCCCCGTGTTTCTGTACGCGGCAATCCTCGAACCGGGCGGCACCGGCGATCAGGTCCGTATAGGCATTGATCACCGGTCGGTCGGCGACGACGGATACGCCGAGTTCACCGTCTTCACCTATCAGATCGCCATGGAGACCGACGGGTGAGTCGGGGGAGTCAGGGGGCGGTCCGTCAACGGGCCGCTGTCATCTGGCCGTTCGTGTCGGTCGCGGGGCTGGTGGTCTCCGTCGGTGGGTGTCTGCTGGTGGGGCGGGCGTGGCGGGACTGTGACGTCGGGGTCAATGCCGTGGCCGACTCCGGGGCGCTTGCGCTGGTGTTCGTGCCGCTCGTGGCCGTCGCCTGCACGTGGTGGGGTGCGGCCCTGGGCGTGGTCGGCCGGCGGGCCGGTAACTGGGTCGGGACGCTGGTCGGGGTCGTCGGGTCGGTCGGGATCGGGTGGGCGCTGATGGCCTGGCTGGGTGTGCCCGACGGGTATCCCGCGCCGCTGTGCGCACCTGACAATGTCCCGGCGTGGTGGCCGCGGTGGCTGCCGGTCTGAGTCAGGACAGTCGGGGCAGGAGTGGGTGTCGGTGGGCGGCGGGAAGATGCATGACGACGAGGTCGAGACCGATGTGGGGCTCGTACGGCGGCTGATCCGCGGGCAGTTCCCGCAGTGGGCGGAACTGGCCCTGGAACAGGTCGAGTCGGCCGGGACCGTCAACGCCGTGTACCGGCTCGGGGACGACATGGCCGTGCGGCTGCCGCGCATCGAGGGCGGGGCCAGGGATCTGGAGCAGGAGCTGCACTGGCTGAAGAAGCTTGCGCCGCAACTGCCGGTGGCGATCCCCGTACCGTTCGGGGAGGGGCGGCCCGCCGAGGGGTATCCGTGGGCCTGGTCGGTGCAGAGCTGGCTGGAGGGCACCAATCCCGTCGTCGGCCGCATCGCCGAGCCCGAACTGCTGGCCAAGGACCTGGCCGCGTTCGTGGGGGCGCTGCGGCAGGTGGATGCCTCGGCAGGGCCGCGGGCGTACCGGCATGAGCATTTGGCCGTACGGGATGCCGAAATGCGCGCCGCAGTAGGGAAGTTGGACGGTGTCGTGGATGTCGGGGCCGTGCGCGACGCCTGGGAGGAAGCGCTGCGGGCCCCTCGGTGGGACGGGCCCGGAGTGTGGGTGCACGCCGATCTCTCACCGGGCAATGTGCTGGTCCACGAGGGGCGGCTCAGCGCCGTCATCGACTGGGGGTGTACGGGGCTCGGGGAGCCCGCGGTCGACCTGATTCCGGCCTGGAGCATGCTGACCGCCGACGCCCGCGAGGCCTTCCGCGACGCGCTCGGCGTCGACGACGCGCACTGGGCGCGGGGGCGGGGCTGGGCCCTTTCGATCGCCGCCATCGAGCTCGCGTACTACCAGGTCAGCAATCCGGTGATGGCGCACATCGCCCGCCATGTGATCGACGAGGTCGTCGCCGATCACCGACGGCGGGCTCGATGACGTACCAGCAGATCTGCTGACGCGGGCGTACTACCAATTCTGCTGGCCCGCGGGCTGCTTGGTGGTGACGTTGATGCGGTTGAAGAGGTTCGTGATGCCGATCGACAGGATCAGGGCCGCGAGCTCCTGCTCCGTGAAGTGGTCGGCCGCCTCGTCCCACACCGCGTCCGGCACCGGGTCCGCCTTGTCGCTGAGCCGGGTGACCGCCTCGGCGAGGGCGAGGGCGGCGCGCTCGGTGTCCGTGAAGTACGGGGCCTCGCGCCAGGCGGCCACCGCGTGCAGCCGCTGATCGGTGTCACCGAGCCTCTTGGCGTTGTCGACGTGGGCGCCCACGCAGAAGCCGCAGCCGTTGATCTGGCTGACGCGCAGGCCGATCAGTTCGAGCGTGGTCGCCGGTACGTCGGTCGTCATCGTGGACTTCACCAGGGCCATGATCGGCGGGAGGGA
Proteins encoded in this window:
- the mca gene encoding mycothiol conjugate amidase Mca, which translates into the protein MTEQLRLMAVHAHPDDESSKGAATMAKYVSEGVDVHVVTCTGGERGSVLNPKLQGDKYIEENIHEVRRKEMDEAREILGVKQDWLGFVDSGLPEGDPLPPLPEGCFALEDVDKAAGELVKQIRSFRPQVITTYDENGGYPHPDHIMTHKISMVAFEGAADAEKYPESEYGPVFQPQKLYYNQGFNRPRTEALHNALLERGMESPYGDWLKRWDEFERVERTLTTHVPCADFFEIRDKALIAHATQIDPDGGWFKVPLDVQKEVWPTEEYELAKSLVDTSLPESDLFAGIRDNA
- a CDS encoding DUF4307 domain-containing protein, translated to MSAVREQVPEGRYGRSADELADRKLKKIGAVLGVLLLAVVGWIGYDYVSGKSAFSGELIKSKVVSDSKVEVHLEIRKDADASGVCTLRALATNGSEVSRKDVTFDRPGERIDEVVTLRTTERATAAELIGCEAR
- the greA gene encoding transcription elongation factor GreA, translated to MTQTSDNVTWLTQEAYNQLKAELEYLSGPARTEIATKIAEAREEGDLRENGGYHAAKEEQGKQELRVRQLTQMLEHAKVGEAQAEAGVAAPGMVVTIAFDGDEDDTMTFLLASREYASEDIQTYSPQSPLGGGVNGKKVGEDAEYELPNGKKAAVKILEAKPYQG
- a CDS encoding ABC transporter permease → MSAVSDAVPGTAPVGSGGISQSIRDSLVVAKRNLIRMSRIPEMVIFGLIQPVMFVILFTYVFGGSMKIGNTTDPQVYKNFLMAGIFAQTVTFATAGAGAGIADDMHKGLIDRFRSLPMARGAVLTGRTIADLVQTALTLAVLAAVALLVGWRLGSFQPTNIGKILGAFGLLLLLGYAFTWVGALIGLSVRTPEAATSGGLIWLFPVTFISNAFVDSSQMTPWLRHIADWNPFSATVQACRKLFGDPGVSMSQAWPMQHPVWASLIYSILIIVIFRTLAVRKYRNATA
- a CDS encoding ATP-binding cassette domain-containing protein produces the protein MPGAIYAEGLVKHFGDVKALDGVDLDVPEGTVLGLLGPNGAGKTTTVRCLTTLLTPDSGKAIVAGIDVLKHPNRVRRSIGLSGQFAAVDEYLTGRENLQMVGQLYQMSAKDAKKRAGELLDQFNLADAADRPSKTYSGGMRRRLDLAAALVVRPPVMFMDEPTTGLDPRNRQQLWEVIKQLVGGGTTLLLTTQYLEEADHLAHDICVVDHGRVIARGTSDQLKAQTGGERVEVVVHERDHVATAAGILRGFAKDGSEPAVEDHTRKLTVPVTGGAKLLAEVIRDLDAQGIEIDDIGLRRPTLDDVFISLTGHAAEDAKEEGEEPEDAKTKGAKSKKEAAK
- the ilvA gene encoding threonine ammonia-lyase, giving the protein MTYRTADPLPSVTLDDIRGAQKMLSGVARVTAMEGSRHLSQLVGSPVHFKCENLQRTGSFKLRGAYVRIAGLSPEERAAGVVAASAGNHAQGVALASSLLGVRSTVFMPEGAPLPKIAATREYGAEVRLQGQVVDETLAAAQEYANETGAVFIHPFDHRDIIAGQGTVGLEILEQCPEVRTIVVGIGGGGLAAGLAVAVKTLRPDVKVIGVQAAGAAAYPPSLAEGHPVAIAHPTTMADGIKVGRPGDVPFKIISEYVDEVRTVSEDALSSALLLCLERAKLVVEPAGASPVAALLSRPEAFEGPVVALLSGGNVDPLLMQRILRHGMAAAGRYLSLRLRLTDRPGALASLLAELSVVDANVLDVSHVRTDPRLGLTEAEVELHLETKGPEHCAEVGAALRRAGYTVMD
- a CDS encoding MarR family winged helix-turn-helix transcriptional regulator, with protein sequence MTTDSPSVGKSGLLDHLQHEVAVFARRAEQTRLGGVGQVRNSMDRAAYLLLNRLDKEGPMGVKALAASMGIDSSTVTRQVAPLVESGLVKRTSHPEDGRAVVLQLSPRGQARLDEVRSSRRELMAQLTEDWAPKEREDFCTLLTRFNAALSARQAAGGGASEEIPPAS
- a CDS encoding sigma factor-like helix-turn-helix DNA-binding protein, with amino-acid sequence MRARASAQQARRAREFEAFVAGAAGRLLHAATLLTSELPEDNPRARRLLTAALARTFASWDRLRGDDPYDRARQELATRFAYMGWLSHRGHGGLLSRLSPRERLILVMRLYEGVAEEQTAAQLGLSVERVHTICRRAMSVLLSAPAGGPAAKQVRAPKPEAPAPETPAPEASTPDAPVEVASP